From a single Rhodococcus qingshengii JCM 15477 genomic region:
- a CDS encoding TetR/AcrR family transcriptional regulator has translation MTVGIDKQGIEQQGNDEDPRKQRSRSRLLDAATTLLAEGGVDAVTIDAVTKLANVARATLYRHFDSGTELLAAAFARLLPPVPEMSGEGDLRAQLLELLTSQAKAIESAPIQVTAMCWLGLGPELKGYSSVDALSTDKPELRSLRQTVFEQYRHAFDRILRSPDAIDALGEYDYDVALAQLVGPLVLTKLATLTPLGEAACEQIVDDFLAARGVSS, from the coding sequence GTGACGGTGGGAATCGACAAGCAGGGAATCGAACAGCAGGGAAACGACGAGGACCCGCGCAAACAGCGTTCCAGGTCCAGGTTGCTCGACGCAGCGACCACGCTGCTGGCAGAAGGCGGCGTCGACGCCGTGACGATCGATGCCGTCACCAAGTTGGCCAACGTCGCGCGTGCGACGCTGTACCGCCATTTCGACAGCGGCACGGAGTTACTCGCCGCGGCATTTGCACGTCTACTGCCGCCGGTGCCGGAGATGTCCGGTGAAGGCGATCTCCGCGCGCAGTTGCTCGAGTTGTTGACCAGTCAGGCCAAGGCCATCGAAAGCGCACCGATCCAGGTGACGGCGATGTGCTGGCTCGGCTTGGGGCCGGAACTGAAGGGTTATTCGAGCGTCGATGCCCTGTCCACGGACAAGCCCGAATTGCGATCGCTGCGCCAGACGGTTTTCGAGCAGTACCGACACGCGTTCGATCGGATCCTGCGCTCGCCGGACGCGATCGACGCGTTGGGGGAGTACGACTACGACGTCGCACTTGCTCAGTTGGTCGGACCTTTGGTGCTCACCAAGCTGGCCACGCTGACGCCTCTCGGGGAGGCTGCGTGTGAGCAGATCGTGGACGACTTTCTGGCTGCACGCGGAGTGTCGAGCTGA